In the genome of Schistocerca piceifrons isolate TAMUIC-IGC-003096 chromosome X, iqSchPice1.1, whole genome shotgun sequence, one region contains:
- the LOC124722605 gene encoding craniofacial development protein 2-like, translating to MLTLQDCGRCGFQDAGSIREDNYTFFWQGKSQDELRLHDVGFAVKNTLLDCTVPSSGGTERIIALKICSSSGTVNILNAYASTLSSSMEEKDLFYDLLSDKIAKVPSTEDLYILGDLNARVGSDIDIWLNCLEHHGVGKINENGQRLLEVCCFYELCITNTYFQLKDQHKVSWRHPHSHHWHQLDLVIARRTSPKNVLLTRSYHSADCNTDHALMACTLRLTPKKCHHAKLRGHPRINTDHVHDTQRKQDFASNFESAFPGNMQAKRNVVKKWAKLLGAIYNSAVLAYGINGKRNKDWYEKNLEEMEPVTEAKWKALLAYKRNPNERTRADL from the coding sequence ATGTTGACATTGCAGGACTGCGGGAGATGTGGCTTCCAGGATGCGGGCTCTAtcagggaggataattacacattcttctggcaggggaagtctCAAGACGAGCTAAGACTTCATGATgtaggatttgctgttaaaaacactctcctggactgtactgtgccatcatccggtggaacagagcgaattattgctttgaaaatatgctcctcaagtggcactgtcaacatcctaaatgCGTACGCTTCCACTttatcatccagcatggaagagaaggatctgttttatgaTTTACTCAGCGACAAAATAGCCAAGGTACCTAGCACCGAGGACCTATATATTCTAGGGGACTTAAATGCTAGAGTTGGATCAGATATTGACATATGGCTGAATTGCCTGGAACATCATGGGGtgggaaaaattaatgaaaatggccagagactgcttgaagtttgctgcttttatgAACTCTGtattacaaacacatatttccagcttaaggatcagcacaaagtgtcttggagacacccgcactctcatcactggcatcaacttgacttaGTCATAGCTAGGCGTACTAGTCCCAAAAATGTGCTACTGACACGAAGTtatcatagtgctgattgcaacacTGACCACGCCCTGATGGcgtgcacattgaggctcactcctaagaaatgTCACCATGCTAAACTGAGAGGTCATCCccgtatcaacacagatcatgttcatgacacacaaagaaagcaggattttgccagtaattttgaaagtgctttcccaggaaacatgcaagcaaaaaggaatgttgttaagaaatgggcaaaactcttgggtgcaatctacaactcagcagtattggcctatggaataaacggaaaaagaaataaggactggtacgagaaaaatttggaagaaatggaaccagtcactgaggctaaatggaaagccctgcttgcttacaaaagaaacccaaatgagAGAACTCGAGCTGACCTATGA